The Micromonospora sp. NBC_01740 genome includes a window with the following:
- the thiE gene encoding thiamine phosphate synthase, whose amino-acid sequence MPSLGRLHLITDTRPGRDPLTVLRAALAVARAELVVQVRVEDDATDREAYDLTRRVVALCAPYDVTCLVNDRLHVALAAGAAGGHVGADDLPVGAARGVLGAAAVLGATAREPGTAAEAVAAGASYLGVGPCHATGTKTGLPAPIGPAGVRAVADAVDVPVVAIGGVTAARVPALLAAGAYGVAVVGALSGAADPGRATAELLGALGC is encoded by the coding sequence GTGCCGTCCCTCGGGCGACTGCATCTGATCACCGACACCCGACCCGGGCGGGACCCGCTCACGGTGCTGCGGGCCGCCCTCGCGGTGGCCCGCGCGGAACTGGTCGTGCAGGTCCGCGTCGAGGACGACGCCACCGACCGGGAGGCGTACGACCTGACCCGTCGGGTGGTCGCGCTCTGTGCCCCGTACGACGTCACCTGCCTGGTGAACGACCGGCTGCACGTGGCGCTGGCGGCCGGTGCCGCCGGTGGGCACGTCGGCGCGGACGACCTGCCGGTCGGGGCGGCCCGCGGGGTGCTCGGCGCGGCCGCCGTGCTCGGCGCCACCGCCCGCGAGCCGGGGACGGCCGCCGAGGCGGTCGCCGCCGGGGCCAGCTACCTGGGCGTGGGCCCCTGCCACGCCACCGGCACCAAGACGGGGCTGCCGGCGCCGATCGGCCCGGCCGGGGTACGCGCCGTCGCCGACGCCGTGGACGTGCCGGTCGTCGCGATCGGCGGCGTGACCGCCGCGCGGGTGCCCGCGCTGCTGGCCGCCGGGGCGTACGGGGTGGCGGTGGTGGGGGCGCTCTCCGGGGCGGCGGATCCGGGTCGGGCGACGGCGGAGCTGCTGGGAGCGCTGGGGTGCTGA
- a CDS encoding cupin, producing MTDAHLELGPVGQEIVYENDRVRVWHIRLEPGERQPLHRHDHPYLVVAIQGAKNVVQTIDGTLIDADEPTGGVVYRDPGAVHMLTNVGDTTYLARLVELK from the coding sequence ATGACCGACGCACACCTCGAACTCGGCCCGGTGGGCCAGGAGATCGTGTACGAGAACGACCGCGTCCGCGTCTGGCACATCCGGCTGGAGCCGGGCGAGCGGCAGCCGCTGCACCGGCACGACCACCCGTACCTCGTGGTGGCGATCCAGGGCGCGAAGAACGTCGTACAGACGATCGACGGCACCCTCATCGACGCCGACGAGCCGACCGGCGGGGTGGTCTACCGGGATCCGGGCGCCGTGCACATGCTGACCAACGTGGGCGACACGACGTACCTGGCCCGGCTGGTCGAACTGAAGTAA
- a CDS encoding ABC transporter permease, with product MTETTGTRSVRTGTEPAHRPTAPRRSGVRPAAVGLPLLGAVITVAAWWLVTSGLQLVHPVSLPPPQAVWKALVAGADVLMPALGVTTTMTVVGFLLSAVAGVLIGMALAGSRRVERMFAPLLVAVNAVPKIALGPLLVVSVGWGTKPILTMVFLLCFFPVVLSTATGLTTTPNDLAELARSLNASWWQAFRKVRLPAALPQIFVGLKVAMPLAAIGAVIGEFYSDKPGLGYQILQYNGVGDTATAWAAIVLIALMSILLYSALSLVERLALPWVRATTSAR from the coding sequence GTGACGGAGACGACCGGTACCCGGTCCGTCCGCACCGGAACGGAGCCCGCGCACCGGCCCACGGCCCCGCGCCGCTCCGGCGTACGCCCGGCAGCCGTCGGGCTGCCGCTGCTCGGCGCGGTGATCACGGTGGCCGCCTGGTGGCTGGTCACGTCGGGCCTGCAACTGGTGCACCCGGTGTCGCTGCCCCCGCCGCAGGCGGTGTGGAAGGCGCTGGTCGCGGGCGCCGACGTGCTGATGCCGGCGCTGGGCGTCACCACCACGATGACGGTGGTCGGCTTCCTGTTGTCGGCGGTGGCCGGGGTGCTGATCGGGATGGCCCTGGCCGGCTCCCGCCGCGTCGAGCGGATGTTCGCGCCGCTGCTGGTGGCGGTCAACGCGGTGCCGAAGATCGCCCTCGGGCCGCTGCTGGTGGTCTCGGTCGGCTGGGGTACGAAGCCGATCCTGACCATGGTGTTCCTGCTCTGCTTCTTCCCGGTCGTGCTCTCCACGGCGACCGGTCTCACCACCACCCCCAACGACCTGGCCGAGCTGGCCCGGTCGCTGAACGCCTCGTGGTGGCAGGCGTTCCGCAAGGTGCGCCTCCCCGCCGCGCTGCCGCAGATCTTCGTCGGGCTCAAGGTGGCGATGCCGCTGGCCGCGATCGGCGCGGTGATCGGCGAGTTCTACTCCGACAAGCCGGGGCTGGGCTACCAGATCCTGCAGTACAACGGCGTGGGGGACACCGCGACCGCCTGGGCGGCGATCGTGCTGATCGCGCTGATGAGCATCCTGCTCTACAGCGCACTGTCCCTGGTCGAGCGGCTCGCCCTGCCGTGGGTCCGCGCCACCACGTCGGCCCGCTGA
- a CDS encoding ABC transporter ATP-binding protein, whose amino-acid sequence MIKLSGVSRTFDGRSGRVEALRGIDLDVAAGEFVAVLGRSGCGKSTMLRLIAGLLPVSEGRITVAGAPITKPRPDIAMLFQRPALLPWRTVLDNVLLPVEMFGWKRAKHRDRARQLLELAGLGGFEKRLPHELSGGMQQRVSLCRSLIGEPRVMLMDEPFSALDALTREELSGELQRVHMTSGATVVFVTHSIDEAVLLADRVVVLSPRPGRIRKVVDVNIPRPRTLGRNAHLADVARVSADLHELLMERDLPVTAGAETR is encoded by the coding sequence ATGATCAAGCTTTCCGGGGTGTCCCGCACCTTCGACGGCCGCAGCGGCCGGGTCGAGGCGCTGCGCGGCATCGACCTCGACGTGGCGGCGGGCGAGTTCGTCGCCGTACTCGGCCGCTCCGGTTGCGGCAAGTCCACGATGCTGCGTCTGATCGCCGGCCTGCTCCCGGTCAGCGAGGGCAGGATCACCGTGGCCGGTGCGCCGATCACCAAGCCCCGCCCGGACATCGCGATGCTCTTCCAGCGGCCGGCCCTGCTCCCCTGGCGCACCGTCCTGGACAACGTCCTGCTGCCGGTCGAGATGTTCGGCTGGAAGCGGGCCAAGCACCGCGACCGGGCCCGGCAACTGCTGGAACTCGCCGGACTGGGCGGCTTCGAGAAGCGGCTGCCGCACGAACTCTCCGGCGGCATGCAGCAGCGCGTCTCGCTGTGCCGGTCGCTGATCGGCGAGCCCCGGGTGATGCTGATGGACGAGCCGTTCTCCGCGCTCGACGCGCTCACCCGCGAGGAACTCTCCGGCGAGTTGCAGCGCGTGCACATGACGTCCGGGGCCACCGTCGTCTTCGTCACCCACTCGATCGACGAGGCGGTGCTGCTGGCCGACCGGGTGGTCGTACTCAGCCCTCGCCCCGGCCGGATCCGCAAGGTGGTCGACGTGAACATCCCGCGACCGCGCACCCTCGGCCGCAACGCGCACCTGGCGGACGTCGCCCGGGTCAGCGCCGACCTGCACGAACTCCTCATGGAGCGGGACCTGCCGGTGACAGCCGGCGCGGAAACACGATGA
- a CDS encoding LLM class F420-dependent oxidoreductase, with translation MRVTVFTEPHRGASYDDQLRFARLAEDGGFEGFLRADHYQAMGDEPAPPGPTDAWLTLAALARETSRIRLGTLVTSATFRLPGPLAVMVAQVDQMSGGRVDLGIGAGWYEREHTSYGIPFPGIGERFDRLAEQLEIITGLWRTPPGETYSFTGDHYRLVDAPALPKPVQAPGPPVIVGGRGPKRTPDLAARYADEFNMPFKTVAETAAAYERVREACDRAGRAESGRAPLTLSAGIVVAIGRTDAEAQRRAAPLHATSALPPEDAVVGSPAQLVDRIGEFAAVGATRVHLRLIDFADLDHLELIAAEVLPRLDGTR, from the coding sequence ATGCGGGTCACCGTCTTCACCGAGCCGCACCGGGGCGCCAGCTACGACGACCAGCTCCGCTTCGCCCGGCTGGCCGAGGACGGCGGCTTCGAGGGCTTCCTCCGCGCCGACCACTACCAGGCGATGGGTGACGAGCCCGCGCCCCCCGGCCCGACCGACGCCTGGCTGACGCTGGCCGCGCTGGCCCGCGAGACCAGCCGGATCCGGCTCGGCACCCTGGTCACCTCCGCCACCTTCCGGCTGCCCGGCCCGCTGGCCGTGATGGTGGCCCAGGTGGACCAGATGAGCGGCGGCCGGGTCGACCTCGGCATCGGCGCCGGCTGGTACGAACGCGAGCACACCTCCTACGGCATCCCGTTCCCGGGCATCGGCGAGCGCTTCGACCGGCTCGCCGAGCAGTTGGAGATCATCACCGGGCTGTGGCGGACGCCGCCGGGCGAGACGTACAGCTTCACCGGCGACCACTACCGGCTGGTGGACGCCCCCGCCCTGCCGAAGCCGGTGCAGGCGCCCGGCCCACCGGTCATCGTGGGCGGACGCGGCCCGAAGCGCACCCCCGACCTCGCCGCCCGCTACGCCGACGAGTTCAACATGCCGTTCAAGACCGTCGCGGAGACCGCCGCCGCGTACGAGCGGGTGCGGGAGGCCTGCGACCGGGCCGGCCGGGCCGAGTCGGGACGCGCCCCGCTCACCCTCTCCGCCGGCATCGTGGTGGCGATCGGCCGCACCGACGCCGAGGCGCAGCGCCGCGCCGCCCCGCTGCACGCCACGAGCGCGCTGCCGCCGGAGGACGCGGTGGTCGGCTCGCCCGCGCAGCTCGTCGACCGGATCGGCGAGTTCGCCGCCGTCGGCGCCACCCGGGTGCACCTGCGCCTGATCGACTTCGCCGACCTCGACCACCTGGAGCTCATCGCCGCCGAGGTGCTCCCCCGACTGGACGGAACCCGATGA
- the thiS gene encoding sulfur carrier protein ThiS has product MELTVNGAGRSLPGGSTVADLVRAVTDQQRGLAVAVNGEVVPRTGWPATVLRDGDRVEVLSAAQGG; this is encoded by the coding sequence GTGGAACTGACGGTGAACGGTGCCGGGCGCAGCCTGCCCGGCGGCTCGACCGTGGCGGACCTGGTCCGCGCGGTCACCGACCAGCAGCGCGGCCTCGCCGTCGCGGTCAACGGGGAGGTGGTGCCGCGTACGGGCTGGCCGGCGACCGTGCTGCGCGACGGTGACCGCGTCGAGGTGCTCAGCGCCGCCCAGGGCGGGTGA
- a CDS encoding thiazole synthase: MSFDLGGVSFTSRLILGTGGAANLRVLEDAIRASGTELVTLALRRVDTAPGTAGGLLDLLDRCGVRLLPNTAGCYTAGEAVKVAHLAREAFGTDWVKLEVIGDERTLLPDGVELLRAAEELVDDGFVVLPYTSDDPILARRLADVGCAAVMPAGAPIGSGLGVSNPHHIRLIRQSVDVPVILDAGIGTASDAALAMELGCDAVLLASAVTRAADPVAMATAMRYAVEAGRLAYGAGRIARRFHALASTPDEGRPDL, translated from the coding sequence GTGAGCTTCGACCTGGGCGGCGTGAGCTTCACGTCCCGGCTGATCCTCGGCACCGGCGGCGCGGCCAACCTGCGCGTGCTGGAGGACGCCATCCGTGCCTCCGGCACCGAACTGGTCACCCTGGCCCTGCGCCGCGTCGACACCGCCCCCGGCACGGCCGGCGGGCTGCTGGACCTGCTCGACCGCTGCGGCGTACGGCTGCTGCCGAACACCGCCGGCTGCTACACGGCGGGCGAGGCGGTCAAGGTGGCGCACTTGGCCCGGGAGGCGTTCGGCACGGACTGGGTGAAGCTGGAGGTGATCGGCGACGAGCGCACGCTGCTGCCCGACGGGGTGGAGCTGCTGCGCGCCGCCGAGGAACTCGTCGACGACGGGTTCGTCGTGCTGCCGTACACGTCGGACGACCCGATCCTGGCCCGGCGGCTGGCCGACGTCGGCTGCGCGGCGGTGATGCCGGCGGGCGCGCCGATCGGCTCCGGCCTGGGTGTGTCGAACCCGCACCACATCCGGCTGATCCGGCAGAGCGTCGACGTGCCGGTGATTCTGGACGCCGGCATCGGCACCGCCTCGGACGCCGCGCTGGCCATGGAGCTGGGCTGCGACGCGGTGCTGCTCGCCAGCGCGGTCACCCGCGCCGCCGACCCGGTGGCGATGGCCACCGCGATGCGGTACGCGGTCGAGGCGGGCCGGCTCGCGTACGGGGCGGGTCGGATCGCCCGCCGATTCCACGCGCTCGCCTCCACCCCGGACGAGGGACGGCCGGACCTGTGA
- a CDS encoding endonuclease domain-containing protein, with the protein MVPDSDRTRLGGLPVTTPLRTAFDLGRRVPRDEALVAVDALLHRRVVKLAALRAYADARPGWPGLPLLREILALAEPLAESPMETRLRLLLLDAGLPPAIAQHDVRNADGRFVGRADLAWPTLRVAVEYDGDHHRERAHFRQDVARLNALRAAGWIVLRFTADDVLRHPTRTVALVSQALRERHPSA; encoded by the coding sequence ATGGTGCCGGATTCCGATCGCACCCGCCTCGGCGGGCTGCCCGTCACCACTCCCCTGCGCACCGCCTTCGACCTGGGCCGCCGGGTCCCTCGGGACGAGGCCCTGGTCGCCGTTGACGCGCTGCTGCACCGCCGGGTGGTGAAACTCGCCGCACTACGCGCGTACGCCGACGCACGGCCCGGCTGGCCCGGCCTGCCCCTGCTGCGGGAGATCCTGGCGCTGGCGGAGCCGCTGGCCGAGTCCCCGATGGAGACCCGCCTACGGCTGCTCCTGCTCGACGCGGGGTTGCCACCCGCGATCGCCCAGCACGACGTTCGTAACGCCGACGGGCGCTTCGTCGGTCGGGCGGACCTGGCGTGGCCGACCCTGCGCGTCGCGGTCGAGTACGACGGCGACCACCACCGCGAGCGCGCCCACTTCCGCCAGGACGTCGCCCGACTGAACGCCCTGCGCGCGGCCGGCTGGATCGTCCTCCGCTTCACCGCCGACGACGTGCTCCGACACCCCACCCGCACCGTCGCCCTGGTGAGCCAGGCCCTCCGCGAGCGCCACCCCTCCGCCTGA
- a CDS encoding ABC transporter substrate-binding protein, with protein sequence MRRLTRTVAAAALATALALVSGCSGDSDSGADAKGGNGAALEKVTYLTSFGNFGRDSYAWVAKEKGFFKEAGFDVDIKPGQGTNAVISTIVGGQAQFGPIDLTGGLLQLGGGQAKDFVAVAAIQQRTMAAIATVEGKGIASPKDLEGKKLADTEGSVVRNLFPTYARMAGVDASKVQWVPGQAQALMGMLGSGTVDGIGQFVVGQPTIETVTKQKAVMLPYSNVMQDLYGNVLITSSKIAKEKPEMVKRFTGALLKGLDYALTNPQEAGELLKKNVDAANPAAAAAELQLMAGYVRSSNSGTQLGTLDSGRVAKSIAILQGAGALKQNITPDQIIDFSLAPKA encoded by the coding sequence ATGAGAAGGCTGACCCGTACGGTCGCTGCCGCTGCGCTGGCCACCGCCCTCGCCCTGGTCTCCGGGTGCAGCGGCGACTCGGACTCCGGCGCCGACGCCAAGGGCGGCAACGGCGCGGCGTTGGAGAAGGTGACCTACCTCACCTCGTTCGGCAACTTCGGCCGTGACTCCTACGCCTGGGTCGCTAAGGAGAAGGGCTTCTTCAAGGAGGCCGGGTTCGACGTCGACATCAAGCCGGGTCAGGGCACCAACGCCGTGATCTCGACAATCGTCGGCGGCCAGGCCCAGTTCGGCCCGATCGACCTCACCGGCGGTCTGCTCCAGCTCGGCGGCGGCCAGGCCAAGGACTTCGTCGCGGTCGCCGCGATCCAGCAGCGCACGATGGCCGCCATCGCCACCGTCGAGGGCAAGGGCATCGCGTCGCCGAAGGACCTGGAGGGCAAGAAGCTCGCCGACACCGAGGGCTCCGTCGTGCGCAACCTCTTCCCGACGTACGCCCGGATGGCCGGCGTGGACGCCAGCAAGGTGCAGTGGGTGCCCGGCCAGGCGCAGGCCCTGATGGGCATGCTCGGCTCCGGCACGGTGGACGGCATCGGCCAGTTCGTGGTCGGCCAGCCCACGATCGAGACGGTGACCAAGCAGAAGGCCGTCATGCTGCCCTACAGCAACGTGATGCAGGACCTCTACGGCAACGTGCTGATCACCTCCTCCAAGATCGCCAAGGAGAAGCCGGAGATGGTCAAGCGGTTCACCGGGGCCCTGTTGAAGGGCCTGGACTACGCGCTGACCAACCCGCAGGAGGCGGGCGAGCTGCTGAAGAAGAACGTCGACGCCGCCAACCCCGCCGCGGCCGCCGCCGAGCTCCAGCTCATGGCCGGCTACGTGCGCTCCAGCAACTCCGGCACCCAGCTCGGCACCCTGGACAGCGGCCGGGTCGCCAAGAGCATCGCGATCCTGCAGGGCGCCGGCGCGCTCAAGCAGAACATCACCCCCGACCAGATCATCGACTTCAGCCTCGCGCCGAAGGCCTGA
- the thiC gene encoding phosphomethylpyrimidine synthase ThiC, giving the protein MQARRKVYVEGSRPDVRVPFAEVELTGDNPPLRLYDTSGPGSDPEVGLPPLRAGWIAERGDVAPVRGAGTPLAGADGRRPTQLAYARAGVVTPEMEFVAVREGMAPEFVRDEIAAGRAVLPLNVNHPECEPAIIGKAFLVKVNANIGTSAVSSSVAEEVEKLTWATRWGADTVMDLSTGKRIHETREAIVRNSPVPIGTVPIYQALEKVGGDPVKLSWEVFRETVIEQAEQGVDYMTVHAGVLLPYVPLAVDRVTGIVSRGGSIMAAWCLAHHEENFLYTNFAELCSLLARYDVTFSLGDGLRPGSIADANDEAQFAELRTLGELTKIAWEHDVQVMIEGPGHVPMHKIKENVDLQQEWCHEAPFYTLGPLTTDIAPAYDHITSAIGAAMIGMFGTAMLCYVTPKEHLGLPDRDDVKAGVIAYKIAAHVADLAKGHPGAQAWDDALSRARFEFRWEDQFNLSLDPETARSYHDATLPAEPAKTAHFCSMCGPKFCSMKITQELKEYAARGMQDKSEEFLSSGGRVYLPLA; this is encoded by the coding sequence ATGCAGGCACGTCGCAAGGTGTACGTGGAGGGGTCCCGGCCGGACGTGCGGGTGCCGTTCGCCGAGGTGGAACTGACCGGTGACAACCCGCCGCTGCGGCTCTACGACACCTCCGGCCCCGGCTCCGATCCGGAGGTGGGGCTGCCGCCGCTGCGTGCGGGGTGGATCGCCGAGCGCGGCGACGTCGCACCGGTGCGGGGCGCGGGCACCCCGCTCGCGGGCGCGGACGGCCGCCGCCCCACCCAGCTCGCGTACGCGCGGGCCGGCGTGGTGACGCCGGAGATGGAGTTCGTGGCAGTGCGGGAGGGGATGGCGCCGGAGTTCGTCCGGGACGAGATCGCCGCCGGGCGGGCCGTGCTGCCGCTCAACGTCAACCACCCCGAGTGCGAGCCGGCCATCATCGGCAAGGCGTTCCTGGTGAAGGTGAACGCCAACATCGGCACCTCGGCGGTCTCCTCGTCGGTCGCCGAGGAGGTGGAGAAGCTGACCTGGGCCACCCGGTGGGGCGCGGACACCGTCATGGACCTGTCGACGGGGAAGCGGATCCACGAGACCCGCGAGGCGATCGTGCGGAACTCGCCGGTGCCGATCGGCACCGTGCCGATCTACCAGGCGCTGGAGAAGGTCGGCGGCGACCCGGTGAAGCTGAGCTGGGAGGTGTTCCGGGAGACCGTGATCGAGCAGGCCGAGCAGGGCGTCGACTACATGACGGTGCACGCCGGGGTGCTGCTGCCGTACGTGCCGCTGGCGGTGGACCGGGTGACCGGGATCGTGTCGCGGGGCGGCTCGATCATGGCGGCCTGGTGCCTGGCGCACCACGAGGAGAACTTCCTCTACACGAACTTCGCCGAGCTGTGCTCGCTGCTCGCGCGCTACGACGTGACGTTCTCGCTCGGCGACGGGCTGCGCCCCGGCTCGATCGCGGACGCCAACGACGAGGCGCAGTTCGCCGAGCTGCGCACCCTGGGCGAGCTGACGAAGATCGCCTGGGAGCACGACGTGCAGGTGATGATCGAGGGCCCCGGCCACGTGCCGATGCACAAGATCAAGGAGAACGTGGACCTCCAGCAGGAGTGGTGCCACGAGGCGCCGTTCTACACCCTCGGCCCGCTGACCACCGACATCGCCCCCGCGTACGACCACATCACGTCGGCGATCGGCGCGGCGATGATCGGCATGTTCGGCACCGCGATGCTCTGCTACGTGACCCCGAAGGAGCACCTGGGGCTGCCGGACCGCGACGACGTGAAGGCCGGCGTGATCGCGTACAAGATCGCGGCCCACGTGGCCGACCTGGCGAAGGGGCACCCGGGCGCGCAGGCGTGGGACGACGCGCTGTCCAGGGCGCGGTTCGAGTTCCGCTGGGAGGACCAGTTCAACCTGTCGCTGGACCCGGAGACCGCGCGCTCGTACCACGACGCGACCCTGCCGGCGGAGCCGGCGAAGACCGCCCACTTCTGCTCGATGTGCGGCCCGAAGTTCTGCTCCATGAAGATCACCCAGGAGCTGAAGGAGTACGCGGCGCGCGGCATGCAGGACAAGTCGGAGGAGTTCCTCTCCTCCGGCGGCCGGGTCTACCTGCCGCTCGCCTGA
- a CDS encoding ABC transporter substrate-binding protein: MSPIRSATAAALASAVLATTLTGCQFGADEQDTSPIVIAADLELSGAAAPVGKAYQRALELKVEQLNSSGALNGRKVELRVKDNRSDASESLRNIGDFSADSQVSAIIMGGCNECAVGAVRTINEKRIPTIALAASSAVSTPVADRRYVFKLSPNAADSAAALAGEMRRKGVRKAGVLHSDDAYGREGLTALRAEFAKAGVKLLREEAVRTTATDVAKPVKDLIDKKPDALVVWTPAEQATLAATAAQQAKYKGELFFDATAAGDLFLGAASGATERTTLVFTQTMVIDDVIATTPAKAARRQWFQDYTARFGGYNGSSSFAADAVQLIADAELRSGGEPGEVDRDGVRNVLETTQLDGLSGPIRMTPDNHSGLMPQALTTLVARNGRWRLAG; the protein is encoded by the coding sequence TTGAGCCCCATCCGCTCCGCGACCGCCGCGGCGCTCGCATCGGCCGTGCTGGCCACCACGCTCACCGGCTGCCAGTTCGGGGCGGACGAGCAGGACACGAGTCCCATCGTCATCGCCGCGGACCTCGAGCTCTCCGGCGCGGCCGCGCCCGTCGGCAAGGCGTACCAGCGGGCGCTGGAACTGAAGGTCGAGCAGCTGAACTCGTCCGGCGCGCTCAACGGCCGGAAGGTCGAGCTGCGGGTGAAGGACAACCGGTCGGACGCGAGCGAGTCGCTGCGCAACATCGGTGACTTCAGCGCTGATTCCCAAGTCAGCGCCATCATCATGGGCGGCTGCAACGAATGCGCCGTCGGTGCCGTCCGCACCATCAACGAGAAGCGAATTCCCACCATTGCGCTCGCCGCCTCCAGCGCCGTGTCCACCCCGGTCGCCGACCGGCGGTACGTGTTCAAGCTCTCCCCGAACGCGGCCGACAGCGCCGCCGCCCTCGCCGGCGAGATGCGCCGCAAGGGCGTCCGCAAGGCGGGCGTGCTGCACAGCGACGACGCCTACGGCCGCGAGGGGTTGACCGCGCTGCGCGCCGAGTTCGCGAAGGCCGGCGTCAAACTGCTGCGCGAGGAGGCCGTGCGCACCACCGCCACCGACGTCGCCAAGCCGGTCAAGGACCTGATCGACAAGAAGCCGGACGCGCTGGTCGTCTGGACCCCGGCGGAGCAGGCGACGCTGGCCGCCACCGCCGCCCAGCAGGCCAAGTACAAGGGCGAACTCTTCTTCGACGCGACGGCGGCCGGCGACCTCTTCCTCGGTGCCGCGTCCGGGGCGACCGAACGCACCACGCTGGTCTTCACCCAGACCATGGTGATCGACGACGTCATCGCCACCACCCCGGCCAAGGCGGCCCGCCGCCAGTGGTTCCAGGACTACACCGCCCGCTTCGGCGGCTACAACGGATCCTCCTCGTTCGCGGCCGACGCGGTGCAGCTCATCGCCGACGCCGAACTCCGCTCGGGCGGCGAGCCCGGCGAGGTCGACCGCGACGGCGTCCGGAACGTGCTGGAGACGACCCAGCTGGACGGTCTCTCCGGGCCGATCCGGATGACCCCGGACAACCACTCCGGCCTGATGCCGCAGGCCCTCACCACCCTGGTCGCGCGCAACGGGCGCTGGCGCCTCGCGGGCTGA
- the thiD gene encoding bifunctional hydroxymethylpyrimidine kinase/phosphomethylpyrimidine kinase codes for MTPTTVLTIAGSDSGAGAGIQADLKVFAALGAYGTSVLTAVTAQNTRGVDAVLPLPPRTVTEQLDSVLADFTVRAVKTGVLGTPAVADAVADAARDGRLPHLVVDPVLVATSGHRLGVVAAVERLLPYAQVATPNCAEAAAITGRPVTTVEEMVAAAEALAAGGPAHVVVTGGDVDADGEAVDVLHGGDVTTLLRAPRVDTRHSHGTGCSFSAAITVRLALGDEVPTAVAAAKEYVLRALTGARHWELGAGRGPLDHFGWSA; via the coding sequence ATGACCCCGACGACCGTGCTCACCATCGCCGGCTCCGACTCCGGCGCGGGTGCCGGCATCCAGGCCGACCTGAAGGTCTTCGCGGCCCTCGGCGCGTACGGCACCAGCGTGCTCACCGCGGTCACCGCGCAGAACACGAGGGGCGTCGACGCCGTGCTGCCGCTGCCGCCGCGCACCGTCACCGAGCAGCTCGACAGCGTGCTCGCCGACTTCACCGTCCGCGCCGTCAAGACGGGGGTGCTCGGCACTCCGGCGGTCGCCGACGCGGTGGCGGACGCCGCCAGGGACGGCCGGCTGCCGCACCTCGTCGTCGATCCGGTGCTCGTCGCCACCAGCGGGCACCGGCTGGGCGTGGTCGCCGCCGTGGAGCGGCTGCTGCCGTACGCGCAGGTGGCGACGCCGAACTGCGCGGAGGCCGCGGCCATCACCGGACGCCCGGTGACCACGGTCGAGGAGATGGTGGCCGCCGCCGAGGCGCTGGCTGCCGGCGGGCCGGCGCACGTGGTGGTGACCGGCGGCGACGTGGACGCCGACGGTGAGGCGGTCGACGTGCTGCATGGGGGCGACGTCACCACCCTGCTGCGCGCGCCGCGGGTCGACACCCGGCACAGCCACGGCACCGGGTGCTCGTTCTCGGCGGCGATCACGGTGCGGCTGGCGCTCGGCGACGAGGTGCCGACGGCGGTCGCCGCCGCCAAGGAGTACGTCCTCCGCGCGCTGACCGGCGCGCGGCACTGGGAGCTGGGCGCGGGACGCGGCCCGCTGGACCACTTCGGCTGGTCCGCTTGA